From the Scophthalmus maximus strain ysfricsl-2021 chromosome 11, ASM2237912v1, whole genome shotgun sequence genome, one window contains:
- the lpar6a gene encoding lysophosphatidic acid receptor 6a: MYNTTLSADSFTQPWAGNDSANSSACSKNDSFKYPLYSTVFSIVFVVGLVTNAVAIYIFTCTLKLRNETTTYMMNLVVSDLLFVFTLPLRVFYFINQNWPFGSTLCKVSVSLFYTNMYGSILFLTCISVDRFLAIVHPFRSRTIRTKRNAKIVCAAVWVLVLSGSLPTGFLLETTSKENSRTNATFCFENFSSKQWKAHLSKMVIFIETVGFIIPLLLNVCCSIMVLQTLSRPQTISRGGKLNKTKILRMIIVHLFIFCFCFIPYNVNLVFYSLVRTKMLKGCSVESVVRTIYPVALCIAVSNCCFDPIVYYFTSETIQNSMKRKSQGGRTYDTKFSDALQSETSSNLQHSLRNLKAKVFHNESSV; encoded by the coding sequence ATGTACAACACTACCCTCTCAGCTGACAGTTTTACCCAACCCTGGGCTGGAAATGACTCGGCAAACAGCTCTGCCTGCAGCAAGAACGACAGCTTCAAGTACCCTTTGTACAGCACCGTCTTCAGCATCGTGTTCGTGGTGGGACTCGTCACCAACGCCGTGGCCATTTACATATTCACCTGCACGCTGAAGCTGAGGAACGAGACCACGACCTACATGATGAACTTGGTGGTGTCGGACCTGCTGTTTGTCTTCACGCTGCCTCTGAGGGTCTTCTACTTCATCAACCAGAACTGGCCCTTTGGAAGCACGCTGTGCAAGGTCTCCGTCTCGCTGTTCTACACCAACATGTACGGCAGCATTCTCTTCCTCACCTGCATCAGCGTGGACCGCTTTTTAGCCATTGTGCACCCGTTTCGCTCGAGGACGATCAGGACAAAACGCAACGCCAAGATAGTGTGCGCTGCTGTGTGGGTGCTGGTGCTGTCGGGGAGTCTCCCCACAGGGTTCCTGTTGGAGACCACCTCAAAGGAGAACAGCAGGACAAATGCTACATTCTGCTTTGAGAACTTCTCCTCCAAGCAGTGGAAAGCTCATCTGTCCAAGATGGTGATATTCATCGAAACGGTGGGCTTCATCATCCCGCTGCTTCTCAATGTATGTTGCTCCATAATGGTGTTGCAGACCCTGAGTCGGCCCCAGACCATCAGCCGTGGGGGGAAGCTGAACAAAACCAAGATCCTGCGAATGATAATTGTGCACCTCTTtatcttctgcttctgcttcatCCCCTACAATGTAAACTTGGTTTTCTATTCCCTGGTCCGTACCAAAATGTTAAAAGGCTGCTCTGTGGAGTCTGTGGTCCGAACCATCTACCCTGTGGCCCTCTGCATCGCCGTGTCCAACTGCTGCTTCGATCCCATCGTTTACTACTTCACCTCGGAGACCATCCAGAACTCAATGAAGAGGAAGTCGCAGGGCGGCCGAACGTATGATACCAAGTTCTCCGACGCCCTGCAGTCGGAAACCAGCTCTAACCTGCAGCACAGCCTGAGGAATCTGAAAGCAAAGGTCTTCCACAATGAGTCTTCAGTGTGA
- the rcbtb2 gene encoding RCC1 and BTB domain-containing protein 2 isoform X1 → MLDVGKWPVFALLPPEELRLIRQACVFGSAANEALYVTVNDEVFALGTNCSGCLGLGDLQSTIEPRRIDVLCGKKIVSLSYGTGPHVVIATADGEVFAWGHNGYSQLGNGTTNHGLTPALVSTNLLNKRVTEVACGSHHSIALTTDGEVFAWGYNNSGQVGSGSTANQPTPRRVSSCLQNKVVVNVACGQLCSMAVLENGEIYGWGYNCNGQLGLGNNGNQQTPCRIAALQGVNIVQVACGYAHTLALTDEGFVYAWGANSYGQLGTGNKSNQALPTQINTDKERMVEVAACHTSHTSAAKTQSGQVLMWGQCRGQAVASPHVTHFSSTDDVFACFATPAVTWHLLSVDGDDYLTVAQSLKKEFDSPEISDLKFLVDGKCIHVHKALLKIRCEHFRSLLNETDEDAIEVHQFSYLVYRAFLEYLYTDTINLPPEDAIGLLDLATFYRETRLKRLCQEAIKRGISEENAITLLSAAVKYEARDLEEFCFKFCVNHLTAVTQTQAFADMDHDLLKNFISKASRYGAFKN, encoded by the exons ATGCTGGACGTGGGGAAGTGGCCAGTGTTTGCGCTCCTTCCTCCTGAAGAACTACGCCTTATCCGGCAGGCTTGTGTCTTCGGCAGTGCTGCAAACGAAGCCCTCTATGTCACAGTTAATGATGAG GTCTTTGCGCTTGGCACCAACTGTAGCGGCTGTTTAGGGCTTGGAGATCTTCAAAGCACTATTGAGCCGCGCAGGATTGATGTCTTGTGTGGGAAGAAGATTGTGTCTCTAAGCTATGGAACAGGACCACATGTGGTTATCGCCACTGCAG ACGGAGAGGTGTTTGCCTGGGGCCACAATGGCTACAGCCAACTCGGCAATGGGACCACCAACCACGGACTGACCCCAGCCCTGGTGTCCACCAACCTCCTTAACAAGAGAGTGACAGAGGTGGCCTGTGGCTCCCACCACTCTATTGCCCTCACAACTGATGGAGAG GTGTTCGCATGGGGTTACAACAACTCAGGCCAAGTCGGTTCGGGGTCCACTGCCAATCAGCCGACCCCGCGGCGGGTCAGCAGTTGCCTGCAGAACAAAGTGGTGGTTAACGTAGCCTGCGGTCAGCTCTGCTCCATGGCTGTTCTGGAAAATGGAGAG ATCTATGGTTGGGGCTACAACTGCAATGGACAGCTTGGTCTGGGCAACAATGGAAATCAGCAGACACCATGTAGGATCGCTGCTCTCCAAGGTGTCAACATTGTCCAG GTCGCCTGTGGATATGCACATACATTGGCACTTACAGATGAGGGGTTTGTTTACGCCTGGGGAGCCAACTCATATGGGCAGTTGGGAACAGGAAACAAGAGTAACCAGGCTCTCCCAACTCAAATAAACACCGACAAGGAGAG GATGGTGGAGGTGGCTGCATGTCACACCAGCCACACGTCAGCTGCCAAGACCCAGAGTGGGCAGGTTCTGATGTGGGGTCAGTGTCGAGGTCAGGCTGTGGCCAGCCCCCACGTCACCCACTTCAGCAGCACAGACGACGTGTTTGCGTGCTTTGCCACACCTGCGGTCACGTGGCATCTCCTCTCAGTAG aTGGTGACGACTACCTGACCGTGGCCCAGTCTTTGAAGAAGGAGTTTGACAGTCCAGAGATTTCTGACCTGAAGTTCTTGGTTGATGGGAAGTGTATCCATGTTCACAAAGCCCTGCTGAAAATCAG GTGCGAGCATTTCCGCTCGCTGCTGAACGAAACGGATGAGGACGCCATAGAAGTCCACCAGTTCTCGTACCTGGTGTACAGAGCCTTTCTGGAGTACCTCTACACAGACACTATTAACCTGCCACCAGAGGATGCTATTG gcctgCTGGACTTGGCCACGTTCTACCGAGAGACGAGGCTTAAGAGGCTGTGCCAGGAAGCGATCAAGAGGGGCATCTCCGAGGAGAACGCCATCACGCTGCTCTCTGCCGCTGTCAAGTATGAGGCGCGG GACCTGGAGGAGTTCTGCTTCAAGTTTTGCGTCAACCACCTAACGGCTGTCACGCAGACACAAGCCTTTGCGGACATGGACCACGACCTGCTCAAGAACTTCATTAGCAAAGCCAGTCGCTACGGGGCATTCAAAAACTGA
- the rcbtb2 gene encoding RCC1 and BTB domain-containing protein 2 isoform X2, with protein sequence MEQDHMWLSPLQVFAWGYNNSGQVGSGSTANQPTPRRVSSCLQNKVVVNVACGQLCSMAVLENGEIYGWGYNCNGQLGLGNNGNQQTPCRIAALQGVNIVQVACGYAHTLALTDEGFVYAWGANSYGQLGTGNKSNQALPTQINTDKERMVEVAACHTSHTSAAKTQSGQVLMWGQCRGQAVASPHVTHFSSTDDVFACFATPAVTWHLLSVDGDDYLTVAQSLKKEFDSPEISDLKFLVDGKCIHVHKALLKIRCEHFRSLLNETDEDAIEVHQFSYLVYRAFLEYLYTDTINLPPEDAIGLLDLATFYRETRLKRLCQEAIKRGISEENAITLLSAAVKYEARDLEEFCFKFCVNHLTAVTQTQAFADMDHDLLKNFISKASRYGAFKN encoded by the exons ATGGAACAGGACCACATGTGGTTATCGCCACTGCAG GTGTTCGCATGGGGTTACAACAACTCAGGCCAAGTCGGTTCGGGGTCCACTGCCAATCAGCCGACCCCGCGGCGGGTCAGCAGTTGCCTGCAGAACAAAGTGGTGGTTAACGTAGCCTGCGGTCAGCTCTGCTCCATGGCTGTTCTGGAAAATGGAGAG ATCTATGGTTGGGGCTACAACTGCAATGGACAGCTTGGTCTGGGCAACAATGGAAATCAGCAGACACCATGTAGGATCGCTGCTCTCCAAGGTGTCAACATTGTCCAG GTCGCCTGTGGATATGCACATACATTGGCACTTACAGATGAGGGGTTTGTTTACGCCTGGGGAGCCAACTCATATGGGCAGTTGGGAACAGGAAACAAGAGTAACCAGGCTCTCCCAACTCAAATAAACACCGACAAGGAGAG GATGGTGGAGGTGGCTGCATGTCACACCAGCCACACGTCAGCTGCCAAGACCCAGAGTGGGCAGGTTCTGATGTGGGGTCAGTGTCGAGGTCAGGCTGTGGCCAGCCCCCACGTCACCCACTTCAGCAGCACAGACGACGTGTTTGCGTGCTTTGCCACACCTGCGGTCACGTGGCATCTCCTCTCAGTAG aTGGTGACGACTACCTGACCGTGGCCCAGTCTTTGAAGAAGGAGTTTGACAGTCCAGAGATTTCTGACCTGAAGTTCTTGGTTGATGGGAAGTGTATCCATGTTCACAAAGCCCTGCTGAAAATCAG GTGCGAGCATTTCCGCTCGCTGCTGAACGAAACGGATGAGGACGCCATAGAAGTCCACCAGTTCTCGTACCTGGTGTACAGAGCCTTTCTGGAGTACCTCTACACAGACACTATTAACCTGCCACCAGAGGATGCTATTG gcctgCTGGACTTGGCCACGTTCTACCGAGAGACGAGGCTTAAGAGGCTGTGCCAGGAAGCGATCAAGAGGGGCATCTCCGAGGAGAACGCCATCACGCTGCTCTCTGCCGCTGTCAAGTATGAGGCGCGG GACCTGGAGGAGTTCTGCTTCAAGTTTTGCGTCAACCACCTAACGGCTGTCACGCAGACACAAGCCTTTGCGGACATGGACCACGACCTGCTCAAGAACTTCATTAGCAAAGCCAGTCGCTACGGGGCATTCAAAAACTGA